The proteins below are encoded in one region of Kineococcus mangrovi:
- a CDS encoding ComEC/Rec2 family competence protein, with the protein MSAAGPLDVGPDRAVGPPPVPLDLRLAAAASAAWGAAFAATGHPDVAGWVLLGSATLLVTVLAVLLRRGRGARAGLVLTATTLVLFSVCVQYSRSTAGQVEDLAQRRVSGEFSAVVTADPHALPARRDGEPPRVVLDVRLTGVDARGAARELAAPATVFARADRWQDVRWGDRLAFRGRLGPADPGGRSVVLVSAGDLLGTDRPAGVLEVSETLRAGLRQAVSGRSADVRGLLPGLVVGDTSALPPDLEAAMRSVGLTHLTAVSGSNTTLVVGFLVLAASWAGFGRRARLVVAGCGLVGFVVLARPEPSVLRAAVMGGVGMAGLATGRPVRGTPVVAAAVLVLLVADPWLAREFGFVLSVLATTALVLLARPWADRLTRAGVPRVLAYAVAVPVAAQAVCGPVVALLQPAVNVVSVPANVVVAPAVGPATVLGLAATLLSPVWPAGAGVVARPAGWCAAWIAAVARVAARAPTSLAVPPGVAGALVVGLLTLLVLGAVAAVLRWRHGPARRWPALALALVLSAALLVRCAPRWGGPAGPWPPPDWLVVGCDVGQGDAVVLRSGPASAVLVDAGPDDVLVDGCLDRLGVDRLDAVVLTHFHADHVGGLAGALAGRDAGVVHVSPLAVEPAAGRVRELSGSTPVVPLGAGDTGGAGQVTWTVLGPEPDVARVRAPDSAQVNDSSVVLLADVQGVRVLLTGDAERDEQREVLARWPAGVVADVVKVAHHGSPTQVPALYAAARPRVALVEVGAVNDYGHPAASTLDVLAATGARVLRTDTGGDLAVAGTAAALRTLERGPDPREAGRRARYGSG; encoded by the coding sequence GTGAGCGCGGCGGGACCGCTCGACGTGGGCCCGGACCGCGCGGTGGGACCACCACCGGTCCCCCTCGACCTGCGGCTCGCGGCGGCGGCGTCCGCCGCCTGGGGCGCCGCGTTCGCCGCCACCGGTCACCCGGACGTCGCGGGGTGGGTGCTGCTGGGCTCTGCCACCCTGCTCGTCACCGTCCTCGCCGTGCTGCTGCGCCGCGGCCGTGGCGCCCGCGCCGGTCTGGTCCTCACCGCGACCACCCTCGTCCTGTTCTCGGTCTGCGTGCAGTACAGCCGGTCCACGGCGGGCCAGGTCGAGGACCTGGCGCAGCGGCGGGTGTCGGGGGAGTTCTCCGCCGTCGTCACCGCCGACCCGCACGCGCTGCCCGCCCGCCGCGACGGCGAACCGCCGCGGGTCGTCCTCGACGTGCGGCTCACGGGGGTGGACGCGCGGGGCGCGGCGCGCGAGCTCGCCGCCCCGGCGACGGTGTTCGCGCGCGCCGACCGGTGGCAGGACGTGCGCTGGGGTGACCGGCTCGCCTTCCGCGGCCGGCTCGGCCCCGCCGACCCCGGCGGGCGGTCCGTGGTCCTCGTCTCGGCGGGGGACCTCCTCGGCACCGACCGCCCGGCGGGGGTGCTGGAGGTGTCCGAGACCCTGCGGGCGGGGTTGCGGCAGGCCGTGTCCGGGCGCTCGGCCGACGTGCGCGGGTTGCTGCCCGGGCTGGTCGTGGGGGACACCTCGGCGCTGCCGCCGGACCTGGAGGCGGCGATGCGATCGGTCGGCCTCACCCACCTCACCGCCGTCAGCGGTTCCAACACCACGCTCGTGGTGGGGTTCCTCGTCCTGGCCGCCTCGTGGGCCGGGTTCGGGCGTCGGGCCCGGCTCGTCGTGGCCGGGTGCGGGCTGGTCGGGTTCGTCGTGCTGGCCCGTCCCGAGCCCAGCGTGCTCCGCGCCGCCGTGATGGGTGGCGTGGGCATGGCCGGGCTCGCGACGGGCCGGCCGGTGCGGGGGACCCCCGTCGTCGCGGCCGCGGTGCTCGTCCTGCTGGTGGCCGACCCGTGGCTGGCGCGGGAGTTCGGGTTCGTGCTGTCGGTGCTGGCCACCACGGCCCTCGTGCTGCTCGCCCGGCCGTGGGCGGACCGGCTGACGCGGGCGGGGGTTCCGCGGGTCCTCGCGTACGCGGTCGCCGTTCCCGTGGCGGCGCAGGCGGTCTGCGGCCCCGTCGTGGCGTTGCTGCAACCGGCGGTGAACGTCGTGTCCGTCCCGGCGAACGTCGTCGTGGCACCCGCCGTCGGCCCGGCGACCGTCCTCGGTCTGGCCGCGACGCTCCTGTCCCCGGTGTGGCCGGCGGGGGCTGGCGTCGTGGCCCGGCCGGCGGGCTGGTGCGCAGCGTGGATCGCCGCGGTCGCGCGGGTCGCCGCGCGGGCGCCGACCTCGCTCGCCGTCCCACCGGGCGTCGCGGGGGCGCTCGTGGTGGGTCTGCTGACGCTGCTCGTCCTGGGCGCCGTGGCGGCCGTGCTGCGGTGGCGGCACGGTCCGGCCCGCCGCTGGCCGGCCCTCGCCCTCGCGCTGGTCCTGTCCGCCGCGCTGCTCGTGCGCTGCGCCCCGCGCTGGGGCGGACCGGCGGGTCCGTGGCCGCCGCCGGACTGGCTCGTCGTCGGCTGCGACGTCGGCCAGGGCGACGCGGTCGTCCTGCGGTCCGGGCCGGCCTCGGCGGTGCTGGTGGACGCCGGACCCGACGACGTCCTCGTCGACGGGTGCCTGGACCGGCTCGGGGTGGACCGGCTCGACGCGGTCGTGCTGACCCACTTCCACGCCGACCACGTCGGCGGCCTCGCCGGGGCCCTGGCCGGTCGCGACGCCGGGGTCGTCCACGTCTCCCCGCTCGCGGTGGAACCGGCCGCCGGGCGGGTGCGCGAACTGTCCGGGTCCACCCCGGTGGTCCCGCTCGGCGCGGGGGACACCGGCGGCGCCGGGCAGGTCACCTGGACGGTGCTCGGGCCCGAGCCGGACGTGGCGCGCGTGCGGGCCCCGGACTCCGCGCAGGTCAACGACTCCAGCGTCGTCCTGCTGGCCGACGTGCAGGGGGTGCGGGTGCTGCTGACCGGTGACGCCGAACGCGACGAGCAGCGGGAGGTGCTGGCGCGCTGGCCCGCCGGGGTCGTCGCCGACGTCGTCAAGGTCGCCCACCACGGCTCACCGACCCAGGTCCCGGCGCTGTACGCGGCGGCCCGGCCGCGGGTGGCGCTGGTCGAGGTGGGGGCGGTCAACGACTACGGCCACCCCGCCGCCTCGACGCTGGACGTGCTGGCCGCGACGGGCGCGCGGGTGCTGCGGACCGACACCGGCGGGGACCTCGCCGTGGCGGGGACGGCGGCGGCGCTGCGGACGCTGGAACGCGGACCGGACCCGCGCGAGGCCGGACGGCGGGCCCGGTACGGCAGCGGGTGA
- a CDS encoding amidohydrolase codes for MLVLHDVRHPLGGPGPLDVALADGRVVAMGAGLASTAPWSAAERLDARGAVLLPGFVDHHVHLTQWAAARRRVDVLSARSAAEAAELVRVGAGPGDDLVVGHGYRDALWNSPPHRDVLDARFGERPAVVVSADLHAVWVNSAAARRFGVQEPTGVLTEGPAMELLARASTVGDAVQDRWIAEAAAAAAARGVTGVVDLEYAPVEEWTRRAEPAVRVAAGVWPDWLEETIAAGRRSGDVLAGERVRVGPVKLVVDGSLGTRTAFCHEEYPTGGHGVLRIPPAELEASLRRATSRGLGVAVHAIGDDAVRVSLDAFAAVGCRGSLEHAQQVHPDDVPRFARLGVVASVQPRHVVDDRDAVHVHWPEGAGRAYRYADLHAAGAELRLGSDAPVAPLDPWDALASAVHRTVDDREPWHPEQHLPFDVALAAACGGRRSVFVGDVADLVLVADDPAGAFAAGGAEALRRSEVVATLVGGAFTHRPG; via the coding sequence GTGCTCGTCCTGCACGACGTCCGCCACCCCCTCGGCGGGCCGGGGCCCCTCGACGTGGCGCTCGCGGACGGCCGCGTCGTCGCGATGGGCGCGGGCCTGGCGAGCACCGCGCCGTGGTCGGCGGCCGAACGCCTCGACGCCCGCGGTGCGGTGCTGCTGCCCGGCTTCGTCGACCACCACGTCCACCTCACGCAGTGGGCCGCCGCCCGGCGGCGCGTCGACGTCCTGAGCGCCCGGTCCGCCGCGGAGGCCGCCGAGCTCGTGCGCGTGGGCGCCGGCCCGGGGGACGACCTCGTCGTCGGGCACGGGTACCGCGACGCGCTGTGGAACTCCCCGCCGCACCGCGACGTCCTCGACGCCCGGTTCGGCGAGCGCCCCGCGGTCGTCGTGAGCGCGGACCTGCACGCCGTCTGGGTGAACTCCGCCGCCGCCCGCCGGTTCGGGGTCCAGGAGCCGACCGGGGTGCTGACGGAGGGCCCGGCGATGGAACTGCTGGCCCGCGCGAGCACCGTGGGGGACGCCGTGCAGGACCGGTGGATCGCCGAGGCCGCGGCGGCCGCGGCCGCCCGCGGCGTCACGGGCGTCGTCGACCTCGAGTACGCACCGGTCGAGGAGTGGACGCGGCGGGCCGAACCGGCCGTCCGCGTCGCCGCCGGCGTGTGGCCGGACTGGCTGGAGGAGACGATCGCCGCCGGACGCCGCAGCGGGGACGTCCTGGCGGGCGAGCGCGTCCGCGTCGGGCCCGTGAAGCTCGTCGTCGACGGGTCCCTCGGGACCCGGACGGCGTTCTGCCACGAGGAGTACCCGACCGGTGGCCACGGCGTCCTGCGCATCCCGCCCGCCGAGCTGGAGGCCTCGCTGCGGCGGGCCACGTCGCGCGGGCTGGGGGTCGCCGTCCACGCGATCGGCGACGACGCGGTCCGGGTCAGCCTCGACGCCTTCGCCGCCGTCGGGTGCCGCGGCAGCCTGGAGCACGCCCAGCAGGTCCACCCCGACGACGTGCCGCGGTTCGCGCGGCTGGGCGTCGTCGCGAGCGTCCAGCCCCGGCACGTCGTCGACGACCGCGACGCCGTCCACGTGCACTGGCCCGAGGGCGCCGGGCGCGCCTACCGGTACGCCGACCTGCACGCCGCGGGCGCCGAGCTGCGGCTGGGCTCGGACGCCCCGGTCGCGCCGCTGGACCCGTGGGATGCCCTCGCCAGCGCCGTGCACCGCACGGTCGACGACCGGGAGCCCTGGCACCCCGAGCAGCACCTGCCGTTCGACGTCGCCCTCGCCGCCGCGTGCGGGGGGCGGCGCTCGGTGTTCGTCGGGGACGTGGCCGACCTCGTCCTCGTCGCCGACGACCCGGCGGGCGCGTTCGCCGCCGGGGGAGCGGAGGCCTTGCGGCGCAGCGAGGTCGTCGCCACCCTCGTCGGTGGCGCGTTCACGCACCGGCCGGGGTGA
- a CDS encoding DUF4349 domain-containing protein, with translation MRPTTPSPAPAPHAARRWAAPVLALSLLLGAAACSGGGAGSSGSSGSSGSSAQDADAAGGDAVAASGGGSTGEVQGLAGTDVAAQGRAVVSTATLAVRVGDLPTAVEAATTRTVRAGGIVAASRSGGVDGAETAHLTLRVPAPAYPGVLDDLAGLGQETDRTTTSTDVTAEVADVDSRVTSAQAVLATFRARLPEARTIPDVLAIEGEIARRQADLEALQARQRVLADQTALATVDVDLTRGAPLTAVTAPDPGFVGGLTAGWHALGAAGRVAALVIGAVLPFVLPLALVGAPLWWVLRRRRTRSPQDPARATS, from the coding sequence ATGCGTCCCACCACCCCCTCCCCCGCACCGGCACCGCACGCGGCCCGTCGCTGGGCGGCGCCCGTCCTCGCCCTGAGCCTGCTGCTGGGGGCGGCCGCCTGCAGCGGTGGCGGCGCGGGTTCCTCGGGTTCGTCGGGCTCGTCGGGTTCCTCCGCGCAGGACGCGGACGCCGCCGGCGGTGACGCCGTCGCGGCGTCCGGCGGCGGGTCCACGGGCGAGGTGCAGGGGCTCGCCGGCACCGACGTCGCCGCCCAGGGCCGCGCCGTGGTCTCCACCGCCACCCTCGCCGTCCGCGTCGGCGACCTGCCCACCGCGGTCGAGGCCGCCACGACCCGCACGGTCCGGGCCGGCGGGATCGTCGCGGCCAGCCGGTCCGGCGGGGTGGACGGTGCCGAGACCGCGCACCTCACGCTGCGGGTGCCCGCACCGGCCTACCCCGGCGTCCTCGACGACCTCGCCGGGCTGGGCCAGGAGACCGACCGCACCACGACCAGCACCGACGTGACCGCCGAGGTGGCCGACGTCGACAGCCGCGTCACCTCCGCCCAGGCGGTCCTGGCGACCTTCCGGGCCCGGCTGCCGGAGGCGAGGACGATCCCGGACGTCCTGGCGATCGAGGGCGAGATCGCCCGTCGCCAGGCCGACCTCGAGGCGCTGCAGGCCCGGCAGCGGGTCCTGGCCGACCAGACCGCCCTGGCCACCGTGGACGTCGACCTCACGCGCGGGGCCCCGCTGACCGCCGTCACCGCCCCCGACCCCGGCTTCGTCGGCGGGCTGACGGCCGGGTGGCACGCGCTCGGCGCGGCGGGGCGCGTCGCGGCGCTCGTCATCGGCGCGGTGCTCCCCTTCGTCCTGCCGCTGGCCCTCGTGGGGGCGCCCCTGTGGTGGGTGCTGCGTCGGCGCCGCACCCGGTCCCCGCAGGACCCGGCCCGCGCGACCTCGTGA
- the holA gene encoding DNA polymerase III subunit delta, with the protein MPTARKTAAKKTAGAAPGIAPHDLAPAPVVLLAGSEEALADRALTALLTRMRELDPSFERTDVAAAGYQRGQLATWTSPSLFDERSLVLVDGVDAASDAFVEDVLEYLRAPVDTVVLVLRHRGGNRAKKVLDEARAVPGAAEVACQPLKRDQDKVDLVLSDVRRARRSIDVEAARALVAALGSDLGELAAAVDQLLTDTEGTVGEEAVHRYHGGRREASGFEVADAAVEGREGQALVLLRHAEATGVPAVVVVAALASRLRQLAKVAGAGRGRPADLARELGMAPWLVEKAQREVRGLSPDGMAEAILAVAAADHAVKGGGAHAEHALEKAVRVVAAARR; encoded by the coding sequence GTGCCCACCGCCAGGAAGACCGCCGCGAAGAAGACCGCCGGTGCCGCACCCGGGATCGCCCCGCACGACCTCGCCCCGGCCCCCGTCGTGCTCCTCGCGGGCTCGGAGGAGGCGCTCGCCGACCGGGCCCTCACCGCGCTGCTGACGCGCATGCGCGAGCTCGACCCCTCCTTCGAGCGCACCGACGTCGCGGCCGCCGGGTACCAGCGGGGGCAGCTGGCGACGTGGACGTCCCCCTCGCTGTTCGACGAGCGCTCCCTCGTCCTCGTCGACGGGGTCGACGCCGCCAGCGACGCCTTCGTCGAGGACGTCCTGGAGTACCTGCGGGCCCCCGTCGACACGGTCGTCCTCGTCCTGCGCCACCGCGGGGGCAACCGGGCCAAGAAGGTCCTCGACGAGGCCCGCGCGGTGCCGGGTGCGGCGGAGGTGGCCTGCCAGCCGCTCAAGCGCGACCAGGACAAGGTCGACCTCGTCCTGTCCGACGTCCGGCGGGCCCGCCGCTCGATCGACGTCGAGGCCGCCCGCGCTCTCGTGGCGGCCCTCGGCAGCGACCTCGGCGAGCTCGCCGCCGCCGTCGACCAGCTGCTCACCGACACCGAGGGCACGGTCGGGGAGGAGGCCGTGCACCGCTACCACGGGGGCCGCCGGGAGGCGAGCGGCTTCGAGGTCGCCGACGCCGCCGTCGAGGGGCGGGAGGGGCAGGCCCTCGTCCTGCTGCGCCACGCCGAGGCGACCGGGGTGCCCGCCGTCGTCGTCGTGGCGGCGCTCGCGTCCCGGTTGCGGCAGCTGGCCAAGGTCGCCGGCGCCGGCCGGGGGCGCCCGGCCGACCTCGCGCGCGAGCTGGGGATGGCGCCGTGGCTGGTGGAGAAGGCCCAGCGGGAGGTGCGCGGCCTGTCCCCGGACGGCATGGCCGAGGCGATCCTGGCCGTCGCGGCCGCCGACCACGCGGTCAAGGGTGGCGGTGCGCACGCCGAGCACGCGCTCGAGAAGGCCGTCCGGGTGGTCGCCGCCGCCCGGCGCTGA
- a CDS encoding circularly permuted type 2 ATP-grasp protein has translation MGDVFEGYQDSPTGAAGGRAADEMFDGEGRPRPEWQALAATLADLPAAELHARADQLASTFLDRGVTFDYAGEERPFPLDVVPRIIDAAQWARVEKGVAQRVRVLEAFLADVYGPMQVVEDGVVPRRVITSSSHFHRAAVGVEVAGGVRIHVAGIDLVRDEHGDFRVLEDNVRVPSGVSYVLENRQALTQVLPEALQAHRVQPVADYPQNLLTALRAAAPSGIDDPVVVVLTPGVYNSAYFEHSLLARAMGVELVEGRDLVCRGNRVYMRTTSGDRRVDVVYRRVDDDFLDPLHFRRDSVLGCAGILNAARAGGVSIANAVGNGVADDKLVYTYVPELTKYYLGEELVLDNVPTYRFEIPDERAEAMDRLGELVVKPVDGSGGKGLVVCPDASPEQVEDLRRRVLADPRGWIAQPVVALSTVPTLAGTQMRPRHVDLRPFAVNDGRSVRVLRGGLTRVALREGSLVVNSSQGGGSKDTWVLAGPDTVADPVPDPVPVPAPAAPSPAEQHPVTDPGPGAGSDQAQQQQQSCERTTDHATREG, from the coding sequence ATGGGTGACGTCTTCGAGGGCTACCAGGACTCCCCGACGGGTGCCGCCGGGGGCAGGGCGGCCGACGAGATGTTCGACGGCGAGGGTCGTCCGCGGCCGGAGTGGCAGGCCCTGGCCGCCACCCTGGCCGACCTGCCGGCCGCCGAGCTGCACGCCCGCGCCGACCAGCTCGCCAGCACCTTCCTCGACCGCGGGGTCACCTTCGACTACGCCGGTGAGGAGCGGCCCTTCCCCCTGGACGTCGTCCCGCGGATCATCGACGCGGCCCAGTGGGCGCGGGTGGAGAAGGGCGTGGCCCAGCGCGTGCGGGTCCTGGAGGCCTTCCTCGCCGACGTCTACGGGCCGATGCAGGTCGTCGAGGACGGCGTCGTCCCGCGTCGCGTCATCACCTCCTCCAGCCACTTCCACCGCGCCGCCGTCGGCGTCGAGGTGGCCGGCGGCGTCCGCATCCACGTCGCCGGCATCGACCTCGTCCGCGACGAGCACGGCGACTTCCGCGTCCTGGAGGACAACGTCCGCGTCCCGAGCGGGGTGAGCTACGTCCTGGAGAACCGGCAGGCGCTCACCCAGGTGCTGCCCGAGGCGCTGCAGGCCCACCGCGTGCAGCCCGTGGCCGACTACCCGCAGAACCTCCTCACCGCCCTGCGCGCGGCGGCACCCAGCGGGATCGACGACCCGGTCGTCGTCGTCCTCACCCCCGGGGTCTACAACTCGGCCTACTTCGAGCACTCGCTGCTGGCCCGCGCGATGGGCGTCGAGCTCGTCGAGGGCCGCGACCTCGTCTGCCGCGGCAACCGCGTCTACATGCGCACCACCTCGGGGGACCGGCGGGTCGACGTCGTCTACCGGCGCGTCGACGACGACTTCCTCGACCCCCTCCACTTCCGCCGCGACTCCGTCCTGGGCTGCGCGGGCATCCTCAACGCCGCCCGCGCCGGCGGGGTGAGCATCGCCAACGCCGTCGGCAACGGCGTGGCCGACGACAAGCTCGTCTACACCTACGTCCCGGAGCTCACGAAGTACTACCTCGGGGAGGAGCTCGTGCTCGACAACGTGCCGACCTACCGCTTCGAGATCCCCGACGAGCGCGCCGAGGCGATGGACCGGTTGGGCGAGCTGGTCGTCAAACCCGTCGACGGTTCCGGCGGCAAGGGTCTCGTGGTGTGCCCGGACGCCTCGCCCGAGCAGGTCGAGGACCTGCGCCGGCGGGTGCTCGCCGACCCGCGCGGGTGGATCGCCCAGCCCGTCGTGGCGCTGTCGACGGTGCCGACGCTGGCGGGTACGCAGATGCGGCCGCGGCACGTGGACCTGCGGCCCTTCGCGGTCAACGACGGCCGGTCGGTGCGGGTCCTGCGCGGTGGGCTGACCCGGGTCGCGCTGCGCGAGGGATCCCTCGTCGTGAACTCCAGCCAGGGCGGGGGGTCGAAGGACACGTGGGTCCTGGCGGGTCCGGACACCGTCGCCGACCCCGTTCCCGACCCCGTGCCGGTCCCCGCCCCGGCCGCGCCGTCGCCGGCGGAGCAGCACCCCGTGACCGACCCGGGCCCGGGTGCCGGCTCGGACCAGGCCCAGCAGCAGCAGCAGTCCTGCGAGCGCACCACCGACCACGCGACCCGGGAGGGGTGA
- a CDS encoding transglutaminase family protein, producing the protein MRLRIVHTSTHTYQGEVIASFNEARMTPLTLPDQTALDTRVEVSPPASVSRYWDYWGTHVTAFDLHTRHDRLVTTATSLLETERRTGHSPRRSATWEDLAGPDVVDSLAEFLAPTPRTTAPAEGFADAVRDLVAGADPREAAHRVCSWIHDEVKYVPGATGVHATAEESWAQRSGVCQDLAHLVLAGLRTVGIPARYVSGYLHPRREPEVGVEVAGESHAWIDFFDGAWTAWDPTNDIPVGDRHVVVARARDYSDVSPLRGVYSGPRSTVAAQVLVTRVA; encoded by the coding sequence ATGCGGCTGCGCATCGTGCACACGAGCACGCACACCTACCAGGGCGAGGTCATCGCCAGCTTCAACGAGGCGCGCATGACGCCGTTGACGCTGCCGGACCAGACGGCGCTGGACACCCGCGTCGAGGTGAGCCCGCCGGCGTCGGTCTCGCGCTACTGGGACTACTGGGGCACGCACGTCACGGCCTTCGACCTGCACACCCGCCACGACCGCCTCGTGACGACCGCGACGTCGCTGCTGGAGACCGAGCGGCGCACCGGCCACAGCCCGCGGCGGTCGGCGACGTGGGAGGACCTGGCGGGACCGGACGTCGTCGACTCCCTCGCGGAGTTCCTGGCCCCGACGCCGCGGACGACGGCGCCGGCGGAGGGTTTCGCCGACGCCGTGCGCGACCTCGTCGCCGGGGCCGACCCCCGCGAGGCGGCGCACCGGGTCTGCAGCTGGATCCACGACGAGGTGAAGTACGTCCCGGGCGCGACGGGGGTGCACGCCACGGCGGAGGAGTCGTGGGCCCAGCGCAGCGGCGTCTGCCAGGACCTGGCCCACCTCGTCCTCGCCGGTCTGCGCACGGTCGGGATCCCCGCCCGCTACGTCTCGGGCTACCTGCACCCCCGTCGGGAACCCGAGGTGGGGGTCGAGGTCGCGGGCGAGAGCCACGCCTGGATCGACTTCTTCGACGGGGCGTGGACGGCGTGGGACCCCACGAACGACATCCCCGTCGGGGACCGGCACGTCGTGGTCGCCCGCGCCCGCGACTACTCCGACGTCTCCCCGTTGCGGGGCGTCTACTCCGGGCCGAGGTCGACGGTCGCGGCGCAGGTGCTCGTCACGCGGGTGGCCTGA
- the rpsT gene encoding 30S ribosomal protein S20 — MANIKSQKKRILTNEKARLRNKAVKSELRTAVRAFREALAAGDAEKAQATLKVASRKLDKAVSKGVIHKNQAANRKSAIAKAAAKA, encoded by the coding sequence GTGGCGAACATCAAGTCGCAGAAGAAGCGCATCCTCACGAACGAGAAGGCGCGCCTGCGCAACAAGGCCGTCAAGTCGGAGCTGCGCACCGCCGTGCGCGCGTTCCGCGAGGCCCTGGCCGCCGGCGACGCCGAGAAGGCGCAGGCGACGCTGAAGGTCGCGAGCCGCAAGCTCGACAAGGCCGTCAGCAAGGGCGTCATCCACAAGAACCAGGCCGCCAACCGCAAGTCGGCCATCGCCAAGGCCGCGGCCAAGGCCTGA
- a CDS encoding alpha-E domain-containing protein, giving the protein MLSRIAESLFWIGRYVERADSTARILDVHVERTLADPWIDESAVSTSLLSVMGSPADPDRRVGRRELLETLAHDPVSPSSITGALGAARENARRARETVSSDMWESLNTTWNALASGRWRAASPHRFFSWVRERTAVVSGLVDATMSRDDSWQFFVLGRSLERADMTARLVDTRAVSGSGSQWPLLLRSTGAYEAFLRAYHGSSTGAAGELHAAEFLLLDRLFPRSVVNALETAEACLDAIDPPQRRAGYTEDARRIVGMARTRLEFQSPEDLLGDLHHQMRLVTEACSAASEAVAMRFFPMAGAVSWTAGRS; this is encoded by the coding sequence GTGCTCAGCCGCATCGCCGAGTCGTTGTTCTGGATCGGCCGCTACGTCGAGCGGGCCGACTCCACGGCCCGCATCCTCGACGTCCACGTCGAGCGCACCCTCGCCGACCCGTGGATCGACGAGAGCGCCGTCTCGACCTCGCTGCTGTCGGTGATGGGTTCGCCCGCCGACCCCGACCGCCGCGTCGGGCGCAGGGAACTGCTGGAGACGCTCGCCCACGACCCGGTGAGCCCCAGCTCCATCACCGGGGCGCTGGGCGCGGCGCGCGAGAACGCCCGCCGGGCCCGCGAGACCGTCTCCAGCGACATGTGGGAATCCCTCAACACCACGTGGAACGCGCTGGCCTCGGGACGGTGGCGCGCCGCCAGCCCGCACCGGTTCTTCTCCTGGGTCCGCGAGCGCACCGCCGTCGTCTCCGGTCTGGTGGACGCCACGATGAGCCGGGACGACTCCTGGCAGTTCTTCGTCCTGGGCCGGTCCCTGGAACGGGCGGACATGACGGCCCGCCTCGTCGACACCCGCGCGGTGTCCGGTTCCGGCAGCCAGTGGCCGCTGCTGCTGCGCTCCACGGGTGCCTACGAGGCGTTCCTGCGCGCCTACCACGGTTCGAGCACCGGGGCGGCGGGAGAACTGCACGCCGCGGAGTTCCTGCTGCTGGACCGGTTGTTCCCGCGTTCGGTCGTCAACGCGCTGGAGACGGCCGAGGCGTGCCTGGACGCGATCGACCCGCCGCAGCGTCGCGCGGGGTACACCGAGGACGCCCGCCGCATCGTCGGGATGGCCCGCACGCGGCTGGAGTTCCAGAGCCCCGAGGACCTCCTGGGGGACCTGCACCACCAGATGAGACTGGTCACCGAGGCCTGCTCGGCGGCCTCGGAGGCGGTCGCGATGCGGTTCTTCCCCATGGCGGGGGCGGTTTCCTGGACGGCGGGGAGGTCCTGA